One window of the Rhipicephalus sanguineus isolate Rsan-2018 chromosome 2, BIME_Rsan_1.4, whole genome shotgun sequence genome contains the following:
- the LOC119381588 gene encoding uncharacterized protein K02A2.6-like — MLKAHFDPQPSEVFCRARFQRRDQRHDETVSDYVTALKKLAADCNFGTSVDAAANPTMLPLDVMLRDRFVCGLRNEQVQQRLFAEKDLTFKRAFDIALRAENAVEDQKNVKTEFKEIHEACTSIGKTENQRHSSASAQKKKQHCWRCDAQHSPDTCKFQTASCNYCKKRGHIEKACLKKRKGARTNKNNNIEYLRQGTSTVASAPVTTQQDSPDMALYELNTLIDASSTQKVMTQLRIHGKTLEFEVDSGAACTLISEATFKATWTDDPPQLQTDNILLRTWSGQSLRVLGCATVDVEHKNKNFTLPLVVIKGAGCNLLGRNWFPHLGIQITSINDVSDDKLVSKLLDKYQSVFDENISGHVGPAVQLELVEGAKPKFLKARPVPFALRSAVEAELGRLQSQGIIEPAQHSDWATPLVLVRKKNGSLRICGDYRCTVNQVSKKADYPLPTTDEVLSHLRGGKVFSTLDLAQAYQQLHVTPETAEILTLNTLKGLYKVKRLPFGISAAPAIFQRFMETMLSGITGVCAYLDDVIISGKDATEHAERLEEVLKRLRNCNLRLGKNKCCFAVREVSFLGHRIDETGVHTNEEKVRAITNAPAPNCKQALQSFLGMLAFYDRFLKNRATIASCLYQLLQKDATWRWETKHQEAFDKLKRLLLSQTVLTHYDEQKELLVSCDASPYGIGAVLSQRDDQNREAPIAFASRTLGTAERNYAQLDREGLAVVFAAHKFHKYIAGRKVIFVTDQQPLLGILGPGKPTAQVLSPRMTRWCIKLSAYDYNIVYRHGKNHQNADALSRLPLPERLDEPWPPGDVLLFEALSRPPFTATEIARLTQEDSILQRLYKAVQDGTVEKLTGDEFTPYRRRATALAFHRECLTLGSRVIIPSSARSHVLALLHAGHRSMVAMKKCARSYVWWPGIDKVIEETVRQCRECLSTHKSPPKAPIPSWDHPKTPWHTVHVDFAEPLLGRTYLVIVYAHTKCSGTTAPPPQDNASAVRAVKRSSDDGILVDRCLLWLYHSFYL, encoded by the coding sequence ATGCTCAAGGCGCACTTCGATCCACAGCCGTCTGAGGTCTTCTGCAGGGCACGCTTCCAACGTCGTGACCAACGGCATGACGAAACGGTCAGTGATTACGTAACAGCGCTCAAGAAGCTAGCAGCAGATTGCAATTTTGGAACAAGCGTAGACGCTGCGGCGAATCCAACCATGCTGCCTCTTGATGTAATGCTGCGTGATCGTTTCGTTTGCGGTCTTCGGAACGAGCAGGTCCAGCAACGGCTGTTCGCAGAAAAGGACTTGACATTCAAGAGAGCCTTTGACATTGCACTGCGAGCTGAAAACGCCGTCGAAGAtcagaaaaacgtgaaaacgGAATTCAAAGAGATTCACGAAGCCTGCACAAGTATCGGCAAGACAGAAAATCAACGTCACTCGAGTGCCTCTgcccaaaagaagaaacaacactgTTGGCGTTGTGACGCGCAGCATAGTCCGGACACTTGCAAGTTTCAGACAGCTTCCTGCAACTACTGCAAGAAGCGCGGACACATTGAAAAGGCCTGCCTGAAAAAGCGGAAAGGGGCAAGAActaacaagaacaacaacatcgAATATCTCCGACAAGGAACTTCGACAGTGGCGTCAGCACCAGTCACGACTCAACAGGATTCACCAGACATGGCACTGTACGAGCTCAACACCTTAATCGACGCGTCCAGCACGCAGAAGGTCATGACTCAACTACGCATACATGGCAAGACCTTGGAGTTCGAAGTCGACTCAGGTGCAGCCTGCACACTCATCAGTGAGGCCACGTTCAAAGCTACGTGGACAGATGACCCACCACAGCTTCAAACGGATAACATTCTCCTACGCACATGGTCAGGCCAGTCCCTCCGAGTTCTCGGATGTGCAACGGtggatgtagagcacaagaacaagAATTTCACACTACCGCTTGTTGTCATCAAAGGAGCAGGTTGTAACCTGCTCGGACGAAACTGGTTTCCTCATCTGGGTATACAGATCACGAGCATCAATGACGTATCAGACGACAAACTTGTTTCGAAGCTTCTAGACAAGTACCAGTCTGTGTTCGACGAGAACATCTCAGGACACGTCGGTCCTGCGGTACAACTTGAACTCGTGGAAGGAGCGAAACCAAAGTTCCTAAAAGCACGACCAGTTCCTTTCGCGCTGCGGTCAGCTGTAGAAGCTGAATTGGGTCGACTGCAAAGTCAAGGCATAATCGAGCCTGCGCAGCATTCGGATTGGGCAACTCCTCTCGTACTTGTTCGCAAGAAAAACGGCTCGTTGCGAATATGCGGTGACTACCGTTGCACAGTGAACCAGGTATCGAAGAAGGCAGACTACCCACTTCCAACAACTGATGAAGTCCTTAGCCACTTGAGGGGAGGCAAGGTATTCAGCACCCTGGATTTGGCACAAGCTTACCAGCAACTTCACGTAACGCCAGAGACAGCAGAGATATTGACCCTGAACACGCTGAAAGGGCTTTACAAGGTCAAACGATTGCCTTTCGGAATCTCTGCAGCTCCAGCCATTTTTCAACGCTTTATGGAGACTATGCTGTCTGGCATCACAGGCGTTTGCGCATACCTAGATGACGTGATCATTAGTGGAAAAGACGCCACTGAACACGCCGAGAGACTGGAAGAAGTTCTGAAGAGGCTGCGCAATTGCAACCTTCGTCTCGGCAAAAACAAGTGCTGTtttgcagtgcgagaagtttctttTCTGGGACACCGAATTGACGAGACAGGCGTCCACACCAACGAAGAGAAAGTTCGAGCAATAACGAATGCTCCAgcaccaaactgcaagcaagcaCTTCAATCATTCCTTGGAATGCTAGCTTTCTACGACAGGTTCTTGAAGAACAGGGCAACAATTGCCAGCTGTCTCTACCAGCTCCTGCAGAAGGACGCCACGTGGAGATGGGAGACCAAGCATCAAGAAGCATTCGATAAACTGAAGAGATTGCTTCTCAGTCAGACCGTACTGACACACTACGACGAACAGAAGGAGCTTCTAGTCTCATGTGACGCTTCACCGTATGGCATAGGAGCTGTTCTGTCTCAACGTGATGACCAGAATAGAGAGGCGCCAATCGCTTTCGCATCTCGGACGCTAGGGACAGCGGAACGCAATTATGCTCAGTTGGACAGAGAAGGCCTTGCCgtagtgtttgctgcacacaagtTCCACAAGTATATTGCGGGAAGAAAGGTGATTTTCGTCACGGATCAACAACCGCTTCTCGGCATACTGGGTCCAGGGAAGCCAACGGCTCAAGTCCTCTCACCACGGATGACCAGATGGTGCATCAAGTTGTCGGCCTATGACTACAACATCGTCTACAGGCATGGCAAGAACCATCAAAACGCGGACGCGTTGAGCCGATTGCCACTACCAGAACGTCTCGATGAACCCTGGCCACCAGGCGACGTACTATTGTTCGAAGCTTTGTCGAGACCTCCGTTCACTGCTACAGAGATAGCACGTCTGACACAAGAAGACAGCATCCTGCAGAGGTTGTACAAGGCAGTGCAGGATGGCACAGTGGAGAAACTCACTGGAGATGAGTTCACTCCTTACCGACGACGAGCGACCGCACTAGCATTTCATCGCGAGTGCCTCACGCTTGGATCGCGGGTGATCATACCGAGCTCAGCACGATCCCACGTTCTGGCACTTCTGCACGCTGGTCACCGAAGCATGGTAGCCATGAAGAAGTGCGCAAGGAGCTACGTATGGTGGCCCGGAATCGACAAGGTGATCGAAGAAACGGTGCGACAGTGCCGTGAATGCCTTTCAACGCATAAGAGCCCACCCAAAGCTCCTATTCCCTCCTGGGACCATCCCAAGACACCATGGCACACggtgcacgttgacttcgcggAGCCACTACTCGGGCGCACCTACTTGGTTATTGTGTATGCACACACAAA
- the LOC125757484 gene encoding uncharacterized protein LOC125757484, with amino-acid sequence MSAARHGADARAPAGASSARAAAAARDRVAVEELPGPAFASSSGGLSGALMSLVIFALFLIFIVTMTARYLRTGQPAAVPQLVTAAVSSRNLTFHDNGTARAEQEEAEPAVAASGNLTLLETALQPVAAANRSS; translated from the exons ATGAGTGCGGCGCGACATGGCGCAGACGCGAGGGCGCCGGCTGGTGCGTCGTCAGCacgggcggcagcggcggcgcggGATCGTGTCGCCGTCGAAGAACTGCCGGGGCCCGCCTTTGCATCCAGCAGCGGGGGGCTCTCGGGGGCGCTCATGTCTCTCGTCATCTTCGCTCTCTTCCTCATCTTCATCGTGACCATGACGGCCCGGTACCTGCGCACCGGCCAGCCTGCAGCG GTGCCGCAGCTTGTGACGGCTGCCGTGTCCAGTCGGAACCTGACCTTCCACGACAACGGAACCGCACGGGCCGAGCAGGAGGAAGCGGAGCCTGCTGTTGCGGCCTCGGGGAACCTGACCCTGCTCGAAACGGCGCTGCAGCCGGTGGCTGCCGCCAATCGAAGCAGCTAG